CACCTCCAGAGCCGAGGCGCTCGCCGGGGTCAAGGCGGTCCTGGTGGGGGCCGAAGCGCCCATCAAGTACGGCATCGTTCCCCAGGTACCGACCGAATACGCCCTCGCCCATCAAAAGGTGCGCTTCCACGGCGAACCGGTGGCGGCGGTGGCGGCGGTCGATGCGGAAACGGCGGAAAAGGCCCTCGACCTGATCGAGATCGAATACGAGCCCCTCCCCGCCTACACCACGCCCGAAGAAGCCATGGCTGAAGGTGCGACAAAAATCCACGAAGACAACCGCTTCCCCGGGAACATCGCCTACCAGGCGGACCAGAACTTTGGCGATGTGGACGAGGCTCTGCGCAATTCGCACTACGTTCTCGAGAAGACCTTCCGGACCAGCTACGTCAACCATGTCTTCATGGAGCCGCACTGCGCCGTGTCCAAATTCGACACCAACGGCGAACTCTTCATCTGGTCCACCACCCAGGTCCCGCACTATCTGCACCGGACCCTCTCGAAGGTCCTCGAGATGGAGATGAACCAGATCCATGTCAAGGTTACGGGGGTCGGAGGCGGCTTCGGCGGCAAGGGGGAGACCTCCAACAACGAGTTGATCTCCGCCCTGCTCGCCCGCAAGGCGGGACGCCCGGTGAAGGTCGCCTACTCCCGCAAAGAGGTCTTCCTCCAGCACCGGGGGCGCCACCCCATCGAGATGAAGCTGAAGGTGGGCGTCGACGAGGAGGGGAGGATTACGGCCATCGATTACGACGGCATCATGGACGGCGGCGCCTACGGCGGATGGGGGCTCGTCATCCTCTTCTACACCGCGGCCATGCTTCACCTGCCCTACGATGTCAAGAATGTGCGCTTCAATGCTCGCCGGATCTATACCAACAAGCCGACCTGCGGCGCCATGCGCGGGCTGGGCGGCGTTCAGCCCCGCTTTGCCCTGGAGAGCCTGCTCGACCAGATCGCCGTCGACATCGGCATGAACCCCTACGACCTCAAGAAGAAAAACGCCATCGGGCTGAAACACACCACGGTCAGCGGCCAGCAGGTGCGGCACAGCGAGTTCCGCAAGTGCCTCGACCAGGCGGTTGAACTTTCCGGGTACAAGGAGAAACACGGCAAGCTCCCCTTCGGCAAGGGGATCGGCCTGGCCGGCGGATACTATATCTCGGGAACAGCCTATACCCTGTATATGGCCTACAAGCCGCACTCCTCGGCCATGATCCGGGTCGATACCGAAGCCGGAGTGACGGTCTACTGCGGGGCCACCGACATCGGACAGGGGTCCGATACGGTTCTCGGCATGATGGCCGCCGAAAAGTTCGGTCTTCCTTTCGAGTCGATTCATGTGGTCAGCGGAGATACCTCCCTGGCCCCCTTCGATCTGGGGACGTTTGCCAGCCGGGTCACGGTGGCCGCCGGCAGCGCAGTCTGCAAGGCCGCCGACAACATCCTGGCGAAGGTCATGCCCGTGGCGGCCATCCAGCTCGGAGTGCGCCCCGAACAGCTCGAGGCCCGCGGAGGAAAGATCTACTCCGTCTACGAGCCGGCAAAGCAGATCGAGTTCTGGAAGGTGATCGAGAAATACATCGACGCCCACGGCCCCTTGACCGCTACCGGCGACTACACGCCGCCGCGCCGGACAGGGGATTTCAAGGGAGCCAATATCGGCCATAGCCCCACCTACGGATTCTCGGCCCAATGCACCGAGGTCGATGTCGATATCGAGACGGGAGAAATCCGGGTCGTGCGGGTAACCGAGGCTGGCGACTGCGGCCAACCGATCAACCCCGTCGCTGTCGAGGGGCAGGTCGAAGGCTCCATCATGATGGGGATGGGACAGGCTCTTTTCGAGGAACTCAAGGTCGGCAAGGACGGCAGACTGCTCAATCCTTCCCTGCACGACTACAAGATTCCCACCACGGCGGATCTCCCCGAGCTGAAGACAACCTTCGTCGAGAGCTACGATCCTGAAAGCCCCTTCGGCGCCAAGGAGGCCGGCGAGGGACCGATTCAGCCCGTGATCCCGGCGATTTTCAATGCGGTCTACGACGCCATCGGCGTGCGCTTCACCGAAATGCCGATCACTCCCGAGAAGGTCCTCAAGGCTCTCGATGAGAAGAAAAAACAGGAGGAAAACAACTGATGCTCGACTCCAGAACGGTCAGGGAACTCATCAACGATCCTCACCGGATCGGCATCGTCGCCACCACCGATCGGGAGGGAAATCCCAATGCCGCCGTCTTCGGCTCCGTCCGCATGCCGGACGAGATGACGGTGACCATGGCCCTGGGAGACACCCGCACCGCCCAGAACCTTCTCGAGACCGGCAAGGCCGTTTTCATGAGCGTACTGCCTCACGAGGAACCGATGAAAACACAAGGCTGCCGGGTTTATCTCAAGGTCCGACTCATGGAGAAGGAGGGGCCCTATCTCGATGCTGCGAAGGCGCGGGTGGCGGCGGAGGCCAACGAAAGGGCCGCCGGCATGATCAAGTATGCTGTCTTCTTCGATGTCGAATCAACCCGTCCGCTTATCGACTGGAGTCCGAATAAATAGTGAAAATACCTGCAAAAGCCCGGACCTTTCCGAGGAATGTTTATCCTGGGGCCATTCCTCGCTCAAAAAACCTCTCCTCCCTGACAGCCGATTGCAGGTCCGGACCATTCCGAATGAACAAACAGTGGTTTCATATAAAACAGAACGAAAAAAGTCGTTGAGTAATACCGAATTGCATGATATCCTTAAACACTCAGAAATCTTGAATTTATTACTTGATTTTTGATTTTATAACATTGTTTTTTATAGGGTTGTCGAAGAGGTTTTATTATGAAAGAAAAATTGGCCATGGGAGGAGAGTTTCTGCTCACCGACGCGGTCAATTATCACGTCTTTTCCCCAGAGGACTTCTCGTCGGAGCAGCGGCAGATCGCCGAAACCACCGAAGAGTTCATGCGTAAGGAAGTCCTTCCGGATCTTGATCGGATAGAAAGTCAGGATTTCGACCTGGTGCTCGAGAAGATGCGGGCATGCGCGGATTTAGGCCTTTTTCTGGTGGACATCCCCGAGGACTTCGGCGGCCTGGAGCTCGACAAGGCCACCAGCATGCTGCTGGCGGAGAAAATGGCGCCCGCGGGATCTTTCTCGATCACCTATTGCGGACAGACCGGCATCGGCTCCCTCCCCCTGGTTTACTATGGGACGATCCCGCAAAAGGAGCAGTATCTGGGAAAGCTCACTTCCGGAGAGTGGATCGGAGCCTATTGCCTGACCGAGCCCGATTGCGGCAGCGATCCTTTGAGTGCCCGGGCCACGGCCGTCCTGACGGAAGATGGCCGGCACTATATCCTCAACGGGGTCAAGCAGTTCATCACCAATGCGGCATTCGCCGATCTCTTCACCGTTTTCGCCAAGATAGACGGGAAACTCTTTTCGTCCTTTCTCGTGGAGAGAAGCTTTGAGGGTGTCTCCGTCGGTCCGGAAGAGCAGAAGATGGGACTGAAGGGCTCGTCCACGGCCCAGGTACTTCTGCAAGACGTCAGGGTCCCGGTGGAGAACCTGCTGGGAGAGGCGGGCAAAGGGCACAAGATCGCCTTCAATGTTCTCAACATCGGCCGGCTGAAGCTTGCCGCGACGACAACCGGAGTGGCCAAGAGCGCTTTTGCCGAGGCATCGGCCTATGCCGGCGAGAGAAAACAGTTCGGTCGGCCTATCGGAGATTTCGGAGCCATCCGGGAGAAACTGGCTGACCTGGCGGCCGCAACCTTTGCCTCCGAGTCGGTCGTTTACCGGGTAGCCGGTCTACTGGACGACCGCATCGCTTCGCTGGATCGCTCCGCGGCGGATTACCTGGATCAGTATCAGAAGGCCATCGAGGAATATGCCGGAGAGTGCGCCATCGCCAAGGTCTTCTGCAGCGAGGTCCTGGCGCATGTGGTCGATGAGGTGCTTCAGATTCACGGCGGGTACGGCTACATCAGAGACTACCCGGCAGAACGCTATTACCGGGACGAGCGCATCAACAGGATTTTCGAGGGGACAAACGAGATCAACCGGATTCTCATCCCTACCCTTCTGCTGCGCAGGGCCGAGAGCGGAAGATTAGATCTCCGGGGAAAGGTTGAAGAGGCGAAAGCCCGCGCCGGTGCGGAAAAAGTTCAGGAAGTCGGGGGGAAACCTTTCGACCTTGAGTTTTCGGTTCTGGCCAACCTCAAGCAGCTCTTTCTGGTGATTCTGGGAGAGGTTTCGAAAGCCGGGGAAGCCCAGGAGCTCATGCTGGCCCTGGCGGACATGGCCATCGGCATCTTCGCCCTGGAGAGCACCGTCATGCGGGCCCGCAAGGTCTACCAGGCGGCCAGCGACGAAAAAAAGGACCTCCTTGAAGCGGTCGTCAAGGTGACGACCTTTGAAAGAGCCGGACGCTTCTACCTGGCCGCCATCCGCTGCGGCGCCTATGCCCTGAAGGAGGATTCGCTGAAGCCCCTCCAGCAGGAGATCGCGCGCCTCTCGGCCTACCCTGCAGGAGGTCTGCTGGAAGCCAAACAACTGCTGGCGGAAACATCGACAAAGTCGGGCAAATATATATTTTAACCTTTGTCGGATTGGAAACGAGGAATTCTTCGTCGTGGGAGGATTGACGCAGCCATGGCGGAAAAGAACCGTTTCCGAAAGGATAAACCTATGAGTCAGCCTGACATCGCTACCCCGGCTTCCGCGGCTTTTGCGGAGATTGACTTTGCACCGCCCCGGGTTCATGTGGAGACCACGGCCGAAGGCGGCTATCTCCTCAGCTCTCCCCTTCCCCTGGAGCCTTTCGAAAAAAACCTGGGGGTAATGCTGCGCCGGTGGGTGAAAGAATCTCCCGAGAGAAACTTTCTCGGCGAAAGGAAGGCTGATGGTCAATGGCGGATCCTCACCTACGGAGAGGCCGGCCGAATGGCCGATTCCCTTGCCCAGGCTCTGATCGATCGAAAACTGGGCCCTGAGCGGCCCGTGATGATTCTGTCCGGCAATTCGATCAACCACGCGCTGCTCATGCTTGGCGGATTCATTTCAGGAGTACCGATCGCACCGGTGTCCGTCGCCTATTCGCTGCTCAGTCAGGACCTGTCCAAGGTCAAGTACATTTTCGAAGAAGTGCGCCCGGCCCTGATTTATGCCGAAGACGGGGAAATGTTCGCGCGGGCGCTTGGCTCCCTGGACCTCTCGGGGGTGGAGGTGGTAATCGGGAGAGGACAGGTCCCGGGGATCCCGGCGACGGCCTTTTCGAGCTTGCTCGAAACCTCCCCCTCGGAGGAGGTGGAAAAGGCCTTTGCCGCGGTCGGCTCGGACACCATCGCCAAATATCTCTTTTCCTCCGGATCGACCGGAATGCCCAAGGGGGTGATCAACACCCACGGCATGCTCTGTGCGAATCAGCAGATGCTGGCCCAGGTGTGGCCCTTCACGGAGAAGAATCCTCCGGTTCTTGTGGACTGGCTGCCATGGAACCACACTTTCGGCGGAAATCACAATTTCAATCTGATCCTCAAACGGGGAGGAACCCTGTACCTCGACAGCGGCAAGCCTGCTCCCGGGATGGTTGATAAAACGGTTAAAAACCTGGCCGAAATTTCTCCCACGATCTACTTCAACGTTCCGGCCGGATATGCCATGCTGCTCCCCTATCTGGAAAATGATGAAGCCCTGCGCCGAAACTTCTTCAAAAGGCTGCAGCTTATCTTCTATGCCGGGGCGGCTCTATCGCAGGATCTCTGGCAGCGTCTGGAGAAGGTCGCCATCCAGGCGACGGGCAAGAAGGTCGTGATGACTTCCTCCTGGGGGTCGACCGAAACCTCGCCTCTTGCCACGGCCGCACACTTCCCCATCGAAAAGGCGGGAATCATCGGTCTACCCTGTCCGGGGGTCATCATAAAAATGGTGCCCAATGAAGGAAAATACGAGCTGAGAGTCAAGGGACCGAACGTGACCAGCGGATACCTCAACCGGCCCGACCTGACCCGGAGCGCTTTCGACGAAGACGGATTCTACAGGATCGGCGACGCCGGGACGCTCGCCGATCCCCTTGATCCGAGCAGAGGCATAGCATTTGACGGACGGGTTGCCGAAGATTTTAAACTCAATACAGGGACCTGGGTTCACGCAGGGAAACTAAGGCTGGAGGTTCTTGCGGCAGCGCCTCTCGGCGTGCAGGAGGCCCTGGTTGCCGGTCAGGACAGGGAATATATCGGCATTCTCGCCTGGCCGAATATTCAGGGATGCAGGCAAATCTGCCGGGATTCAGAAAATTCCATCTCCCCGGAGGCTCT
The Desulfuromonas sp. TF DNA segment above includes these coding regions:
- a CDS encoding xanthine dehydrogenase family protein molybdopterin-binding subunit, coding for MSKHDFAVIGKGVKRKDGPKKVKGEHEFADDIQFPLMLHGRIKRSDIAHGRIVKIDTSRAEALAGVKAVLVGAEAPIKYGIVPQVPTEYALAHQKVRFHGEPVAAVAAVDAETAEKALDLIEIEYEPLPAYTTPEEAMAEGATKIHEDNRFPGNIAYQADQNFGDVDEALRNSHYVLEKTFRTSYVNHVFMEPHCAVSKFDTNGELFIWSTTQVPHYLHRTLSKVLEMEMNQIHVKVTGVGGGFGGKGETSNNELISALLARKAGRPVKVAYSRKEVFLQHRGRHPIEMKLKVGVDEEGRITAIDYDGIMDGGAYGGWGLVILFYTAAMLHLPYDVKNVRFNARRIYTNKPTCGAMRGLGGVQPRFALESLLDQIAVDIGMNPYDLKKKNAIGLKHTTVSGQQVRHSEFRKCLDQAVELSGYKEKHGKLPFGKGIGLAGGYYISGTAYTLYMAYKPHSSAMIRVDTEAGVTVYCGATDIGQGSDTVLGMMAAEKFGLPFESIHVVSGDTSLAPFDLGTFASRVTVAAGSAVCKAADNILAKVMPVAAIQLGVRPEQLEARGGKIYSVYEPAKQIEFWKVIEKYIDAHGPLTATGDYTPPRRTGDFKGANIGHSPTYGFSAQCTEVDVDIETGEIRVVRVTEAGDCGQPINPVAVEGQVEGSIMMGMGQALFEELKVGKDGRLLNPSLHDYKIPTTADLPELKTTFVESYDPESPFGAKEAGEGPIQPVIPAIFNAVYDAIGVRFTEMPITPEKVLKALDEKKKQEENN
- a CDS encoding feruloyl-CoA synthase — its product is MSQPDIATPASAAFAEIDFAPPRVHVETTAEGGYLLSSPLPLEPFEKNLGVMLRRWVKESPERNFLGERKADGQWRILTYGEAGRMADSLAQALIDRKLGPERPVMILSGNSINHALLMLGGFISGVPIAPVSVAYSLLSQDLSKVKYIFEEVRPALIYAEDGEMFARALGSLDLSGVEVVIGRGQVPGIPATAFSSLLETSPSEEVEKAFAAVGSDTIAKYLFSSGSTGMPKGVINTHGMLCANQQMLAQVWPFTEKNPPVLVDWLPWNHTFGGNHNFNLILKRGGTLYLDSGKPAPGMVDKTVKNLAEISPTIYFNVPAGYAMLLPYLENDEALRRNFFKRLQLIFYAGAALSQDLWQRLEKVAIQATGKKVVMTSSWGSTETSPLATAAHFPIEKAGIIGLPCPGVIIKMVPNEGKYELRVKGPNVTSGYLNRPDLTRSAFDEDGFYRIGDAGTLADPLDPSRGIAFDGRVAEDFKLNTGTWVHAGKLRLEVLAAAPLGVQEALVAGQDREYIGILAWPNIQGCRQICRDSENSISPEALVRSEEVMEYLRNTLEKFNSRQQGSASRVRRIMLMTEPPSIDANEITDKGYINQRASLERRALMVEKLYAENPGPEIVVL
- a CDS encoding acyl-CoA dehydrogenase family protein, encoding MKEKLAMGGEFLLTDAVNYHVFSPEDFSSEQRQIAETTEEFMRKEVLPDLDRIESQDFDLVLEKMRACADLGLFLVDIPEDFGGLELDKATSMLLAEKMAPAGSFSITYCGQTGIGSLPLVYYGTIPQKEQYLGKLTSGEWIGAYCLTEPDCGSDPLSARATAVLTEDGRHYILNGVKQFITNAAFADLFTVFAKIDGKLFSSFLVERSFEGVSVGPEEQKMGLKGSSTAQVLLQDVRVPVENLLGEAGKGHKIAFNVLNIGRLKLAATTTGVAKSAFAEASAYAGERKQFGRPIGDFGAIREKLADLAAATFASESVVYRVAGLLDDRIASLDRSAADYLDQYQKAIEEYAGECAIAKVFCSEVLAHVVDEVLQIHGGYGYIRDYPAERYYRDERINRIFEGTNEINRILIPTLLLRRAESGRLDLRGKVEEAKARAGAEKVQEVGGKPFDLEFSVLANLKQLFLVILGEVSKAGEAQELMLALADMAIGIFALESTVMRARKVYQAASDEKKDLLEAVVKVTTFERAGRFYLAAIRCGAYALKEDSLKPLQQEIARLSAYPAGGLLEAKQLLAETSTKSGKYIF
- a CDS encoding pyridoxamine 5'-phosphate oxidase family protein, translated to MLDSRTVRELINDPHRIGIVATTDREGNPNAAVFGSVRMPDEMTVTMALGDTRTAQNLLETGKAVFMSVLPHEEPMKTQGCRVYLKVRLMEKEGPYLDAAKARVAAEANERAAGMIKYAVFFDVESTRPLIDWSPNK